The genomic stretch GGTCGGCGCGCGGGCACTCGGTCGGGACGCGTACGGCGCCTTCGCGGCCCTGCTCGGCGTGGTCCTCATCGGCAACGTGCTGGCGCTGGGGCTGCAGGCCGTCGGGGCCCGGACCCTGGTGCGGCGGGCCGCTGAGTCTCCGGAGGACATCGGGGGCGCGGGGCGGACGGTGCTGCGCGCGGGTCTGGTCGGCGGGGCCGCGGTCGCCGTCGCCACCGCCGTCGTCTCCCCCGCCGTGATGGCGCTGCTCAACCTCGACGGGGTGGTGCCGGTCCTCCTGGTCGCCGTGAGCCTGGTGCCGCTCACCGTCACCGGGGCTCAGCTCGGCGTGGCCCAGGGCCGCGAGTCGTTCGCCCGGGTCGGCCTGCTGTACGTCGCCACCGGCCTCGGGAAGAGCGGCGGTGGGATCGTCGGCGCGCTCGCCACCGGCAGCCTGCTCGGGGCGCTGGTCGGGTTCGCCCTCGGCGCGGCCGTCGGAGCCGCCGCCGGCGCCGTGGTCGTGCGGCCACTCGCCGCGCGGCGGCCGGTGCCGCTGCCCGGGCTGCGGGCGGAGACGCTCCACGCGACGCACGCGCTGCTCGCCCTGTTCGTGCTCACGAATGTCGACGTGCTGCTGGCGAGGGCACTGCTCAGCCCGGCCGAGGCCGGCCGCTACGCCGTCGGCGCGATCGTGGCGAAGATCGCCTTCTGGCTGCCGCAGTTCGTGGTGGTCATCGCCTTCCCGCGGATGGCCGACAGCAGGCGGGTGGCCGCCACCCTCGCGGCCGCGGGGATCACGGCTGGCCTCGGCGTCCTGGTCACCCTCGGCGCCTGGCTGTTCGGCGACCTGGTGGTGCGGATCGTCGGTGGTGCCCAGTACGCGGGCCTCGGGCCGGTCGTGTGGCTGTTCGCCGCGGCCGGCTCGGCCTTCGCCCTGGCCCAGTTGCTGCTGATGAGCCGGCTCGCGGTGGACGACCGGCGCGCGGTGCTGGCGGTGTGGGCCGCCACCGTGCTGCTGGTGGGAGTGGCCGTCCTGGTGGCCCCGCGCACCGTGACCGGGCTGGTCCTGTCGGCACTGACCGCGGGCTTCGCCCTGGCCGCGGCCGGCCTCGTCGTCGCGCTGCGCGAGCGCCGCACCTGAGCCCCCCCGGGACACCGAAACCGTCGCTACCCGCCCGTCTCCGGGCCGGCTAGCGACGGTTTCGGTGCGGGTGGCGACCTAGGACGACGCCTCCGGGGAGGCGGAGCCGCCGGACTCCGTCGGTTGGTCCGCGCCGATCTCGAGCGCCAGCGGGTTCGGCCACGGGCTGGGCACGAACAGCGGGTTGAACCCGCTGTCGTCGCCCATCGCGGCGGCGACCGCCGCCGTGGCCGGGTAGACCCCGTCCCGCACCCACTGGTCGAGCAGGCCGATCACGGCCAGCCGCGACTCCGGGGTGAAGTTGCAGTGGCCGGCGCCGTACGGGGCACCGGTCGACTCCGGGTACGTGGCGGGCGGGACCGTGAACAGCTGGACCAGCCCGTACTTCACGTTGCCGGCGTCGAGCTGCTCCTGGTAGCGGTCCCGGAAGAAGGACTGGTTCTGCACGATCACCAGCGGGTCGTCGGAGGTGTGGATGGTGATCGTCGGGTCCTGCACGTTGCCCTGCGGGTTGCCGCCCACGCTCAGCGCCTTCTCCAGCGCAGCCTGGTCCGCGGTCACCCGGGTCCCGGCCTGCAGCTGGGCGATCAGCGCGTCCGCGGCACCCTCGCCCCCCACCGTGTCGATCAGTGCGCGCTCCTCGTCGTCGACCCGCTCGGCGTAGTCGGTCTCGACGTTGCTGGAGATGTTGCCGCCGAAGCGCTGCTCGACGTCGTACCGGGCGACGGTGCCGAAGCCGAGAGCCGTCGCCAGGGACTCGATGTAGCCGGACACCTGGCTGGCGATCGTGGACCCGTCGTACGTCGCCGTCTTCGACGGGGCGTCCACGATGGCGGCGATGGTCAGGATCTTCGCGATCGCGTCGGTGTCCTGGGCCACGGCACCGTCGTACATGGGCTTGAACCCGGCGTTCCAGGCGGCCACGGCAGCCTCGTACGACCCGAAGTCGACGATGTCCATCTCCGGAGCGAAGAACTGCTGGATCGAGTACTCCGCGTCCAGGGCCATGTCGAAGTTCGGGACCACGCCCGCGATCGCCCCGCAGAACGGAGCGACGCCGTCGACCCACTCGGGGTGCGTCTGCGCGACCGTTTCCGTGATCAGGCCGCCGAGCGAGTCACCCCACACGTAGACCCGGTTGGGCTTGGCGACGTTGTCGGAGAAGAAGGTGTACAGCTGCTCCGCCGCCGCGACGCCGTCCTCCACGGCCCAGCCGTTGGACGCGTAGGCGGAGCCGGTGAGGGCGTAGCCCTGCGCCAGCAGGGCCTCGCCGACCTCCTTGTTACCGCCGCCCCAGCCGGGAGCGGGCTCGGCGGTCGTGGCGACCGGGTTGAAGTCCGGCGGGAACGGCTGCGCGGGCCGGTAGCCGTGGGAGTAGATCAGCAGGGTGCCGTTCCACTTCTCCGGCAGCAGGATCTCGTAGTTGGCGCCCTCGAGCGTTCCCGAGCAGGCGACCTGGTCGCACCCGGTGAAGGGGACGTCGTCGCTCTGGTCGAACACCGGGGAGGTGGTCCCCGAGGACGAGGTGCAGGCGGTCAGCAGCAGCGCACCCGCGGCCAGTGCGGCCGCGGCTGCGGGCAGGCGGGTCGTCGACATGGAGCGGAGTCTGGCAGCGACCGTGCCGTGAGGCTCGGCGACCGCGCGGCAAGTGACCGCACCGTGACCCGCGGTGCCGCGGGGCGTGCACGGAGCGCCGGTGCGGCCCACCTAGCATGGCCGGGCACTTGCGCGCCGCGGACCGACGCGGCCCGCCCTCGTCCCCGGGAGACCCGTGACCAGCCAGGCCGTGCCCACGCGGGCGGGACGCGTCGGCGCGCTCGTGGCGGCGCTGCGCCCCCGGCAGTGGCTGAAGAACGTCCTGGTGCTGGCCGCCCCGCTGGGCGCGGGCAGCCTGTTCGAGCCGGACGTGCTGGTGCCCACGCTGTGGGCGGTGGTGGCGTTCTGCCTGGCGTCCAGCGGGACCTACCTGGTCAACGACGTCGCCGACGTCGAGGCCGACCGGGCGCATCCGGTCAAGCGGCACCGTCCGGTCGCGGCGGGCCTGCTGCCGGTCGGGCCGGCGATCGGCGCCGCGGTGCTGCTGCTGGCCAGCGCGGTGCTGCTGGGCCTGGCGGTCCGCCCCGCCCTGGGTGCGACAGTGGCGGCGTACGTGACGGCGACGCTGGCGTACTCGCTGTGGCTCAAGCACGAACCGGTGCTCGAGCTGGCGCTGCTGGCGCTCGGCTTCCTGCTGCGAGCGGTCGCGGGTGGCGCGGCGACGGGGATCCCGCTGTCGCAGTGGTTCCTCATCGTCGCGGGCTTCGGCTCGCTGTTCATGGCGGCGGGCAAGCGCTACTCGGAGCTGGCCTCGCTTGCTGAGGGTGAGACCGCCGCGCGGCGGGCGCTGGACGGCTACACGACGTCCTACCTGCGCTTCGTCTGGGGCGTCGCGGCCGGCGTCACGATCATGTCGTACTGCCTGTGGGCGTTCGAAGTGGCGCAGGTGCCCTCGAGCCTGCCGTGGGCGGTGTGGAGCGTGCTGCCGTTCGTGCTCGGTGTGCTGCGCTACGCCGTGGACGTGGACCGCGGCGCCGCGGAGGCACCGGAGGACGCGGTGCTGCGCGACCCGGTGCTGCTGGGACTGGGCCTGGCGTGGGCCGTGCTGTTCGGCCTCGGCGCGCTGGCGGTCTGAGCCGTGCCGCTCGAGGGATCGCCGCCGGTGTCGCCGCTGGTCCGCTCGGCCGGGGAGCGGCTGCTCACCGGGTGGGGCCGGACCGCGCCGTCGTCCGCGACGGTCGTGGCACCGGCGGACGTGGCAGGGGTCCGGGCCGCGATCACTGCCGCCGGGCCGCGCGGTGTGCTGGCGCGCGGACTGGGTCGCTCGTACGGCGACGCCGCACAGGACGCCGGCGGCGTGGTGCTGGACCTGTCCGCGCTGTCCGCGGTGTCGGTGGACCCTGTGCACGCGCAGGCGACGGTCGGCGCGGGGGTCAGCCTGGACCACCTGCTGCGGGTGCTGCTCCCGCTCGGCTTCTTCGTCCCGGTCACGCCAGGGACTCGGTACGTCACCGTCGGCGGCGCGGTCGCTGCGGACGTGCACGGCAAGAACCACCACGTCGACGGCACGTTCGGCGCCCAGGTCCGGTCCCTGGAGCTGGTGACGTCGGACGGCGCGGTGCGCACCGTGGGGCCGGCCCCGGATGCCGACCCGGAGCTGTTCTGGGCCACCGTCGGCGGCATGGGACTCACCGGTGTCATCACCTCGGTCACGCTGGGGCTGCTGCCTGTGGAGTCGTCCCGCATGCTGGTGGACACCGACCGGGCGGGCGACCTGGACGCGCTGATGACCCTGATGGTCGAGGGCGACGCCGGCTACCGGTACTCCGTGGCGTGGATCGACTGCACTGCACGGGGTGCTTCGCTGGGTCGCGGCGTGCTCACCCGGGGCGACCACGCCCCGTTGTCCGCGCTGCCGGCGCCGGCCGCGGCGGACCCGCTGGCGTACGACGCCTCGCCTCGGCTGGGGGCGCCGCCGTTCGTGCCCGGCGGGCTGCTGAACACCTGGTCGGTGCGGGCGTTCAACGAGGCCTGGTTCCGCAAGGCCCCGGCCGTGCGACGCGACGAGGTGCAGGCCATCCCCGCGTTCTTCCACCCGCTGGACGGGGTCCGGGACTGGAACCGGGTCTACGGGCCGGGCGGGTTCCTGCAGTACCAGTTCGTCGTGCCCGACGGCGCGGAGTCGGTCGTGCGCACCGCGGTGGAGCGGTTCAGCGGGTCCCGGGCACCGTCGTTCCTGGCCGTGCTCAAGCGGTTCGGACCGGCGAACCCCGCGCCACTGTCGTTCCCCCGGCCGGGGTGGACGCTGGCGCTGGACGTCCCGGCCCGCGCCCCCGGCCTGGGCGACCTGCTGGACGACCTGGACCGGCTGGTGCTGGACGCGGGTGGCCGGCACTACCTGGCCAAGGACTCCCGGATGACGCCGGAGACGTTCGCGGCCGGCTACCCGCGGCTGGCGGAGTGGCGGACGGTGCGCGACCGGGTGGATCCGGGCCGCGTGTTCACCTCGGACCTCGATCGGAGGCTGGGCCTGTGATGGACGCCCTGGCGGACCCGCAGTCGGTGCTCGTGCTGGGCGGGTCCAGCGAGATCGCGGCGGCGGTGCTGGACGCGCTGCCCGCGGAGCGCCTGCGCCGGGTCGTGCTGGCCGGCCGCCCCTCGGCGGCGCTGGACGCGGTGGCGTCTGCGCAGCGGTCCCGCGGGATCGCGGACGTGTCGACGGTGGGCTTCGACGCCCTCGACACCGGCGCGCACCAGGCCCTGGTGGATGGCGTCTTCGACGCGGGTGACGTCGACCTGGTGCTGCTGGCGTTCGGCGTGCTGGGTGACCAGGCGGTGGCCGAGGCGGACCCCGACGCCGCGGTCGAGGTGGCGCAGGTCAACTACGTGGGAGCGGTCAGCACCGGGCTGCGGGTGGCCACCCGGCTGCGGGAGCAGGGCCACGGCGTGCTGGTCGTGCTGTCCTCGGTCGCCGGTGAGCGTGGCCGGCGCTCCAACTACGTGTACGGCTCCACCAAGGCGGGCCTGGACGCCTTCGCCCAGGGCCTCGGCGACGCGCTGCACGGGTCGGGGGCCCGGGTCATGGTGGTCCGCCCCGGGTTCGTGCGGACCCGCATGACGGCCGGCCTGCCCGAGGCCCCGCTCACGGTCGACCCGGCCGACGTGGCCGACGCCGTGGTCGCAGGGCTGCGCCGCGGGTCCGAGGTGGTCTACGCGCCCGCCCCGCTGCGGCTGGTCATGTCCGGGCTGCGGCACCTGCCCCGCCCGGTGTTCCGCCGCCTCCCCCTCTGACACGCGCCTCCCCGCTGTCACGTACCTCGAGCCTCGCCCGCACCAGGCGTTGCCGCCACGGTGACGTTCTGCTGGGACACGCCGGCGTGTCCCAGCAGAACGTCACACCGGGTCCGCGAGCCGCTTGCCCGCCGCCGTCACGGCCTGCTCCAGCGCCGCCCGATCCACCGGGCCGTCCGTGGTCACGCGCACGGTCGACGTGCCCCGGGACACCAGGTCGACCTCCACGTCCGCCACACCGTCGACCGCGGTCAGGTGCGTCGTCAGACCCCGTACGCAGCCACCGCAGCCGAGCCCGTTGACCAAGAGCACCGTTTGCACCACGACCCCCTCCCCACGGACATCGGGGCCGGGACCGCCTGTCGACGGCCCCGGCCCCGGTGGTCGCGTGTAGTCAGCCCTCGTTGCCGCACGTGCAGGGGTCGCACTCGCACGGGTCGCAGGTGCACTTGGGGTTCGAGCAGGTGCTCATCGACGGGGTTCCTCTCCTGGTCGGCCGGGTGGATCCCGTCCTCAGGCCGGGATCGCATGCGTGCTGGGGCTCCCGAGGCTACCGAGCCACGCCCGCGCCCGGCCAGGCCTCTCGCATTCCCGGCCCCCGGCGTGTCCCGCTCCCCGGCAGCCGCTCCCCGGCACCCGTCCCCCGGCACCCGTTCCCCGGCACCCGTCCCCCCCGCCCCACACCGTCACCGACCGTCCCACCCGCCACGCCCGGTGGAACGTGCGACCACGTCCCGACGCCGTGGGGCTGGTCCAAGGTTCCACCGGTGAAGGGGGGCGTGGGGGTACGAGGGCGGGTGTGGTGGGTCGACGCCCCGGGCGGGTCAGTGGCCGGCGTCCTGCCAGGTGCGGCCGAACCCGACGGACACGTCCAGCGGCACCCGCAGCTCGTAGGCCCCGCCCATCTGCGCGCGCACCAGCGCCTCGACGGCGTCCCGCTCCCCCGGGGCCACCTCCAGCACGAGCTCGTCGTGCACCTGCAGCAGCATCCGAGAGGCCAGCCGCTGCTCCCGCAGCGCCCGAGCCACCCCGAGCATCGCCACCTTGATGATGTCGGCGGCCGACCCCTGGATCGGGGCGTTGAGCGCCATCCGCTCCGCCATCTCGCGCCGCTGCCGGTTGTCGCTGGTGAGGTCCGGCAGGTAGCGCCGCCGCCCCAGCAGCGTCTCGGTGTAGCCGGTCACCCGGGCCTGCTCCACCACGTCGCGCAGGTAGTCACGGACCCCGCCGAACCGCTCGAAGTACTCGTCCATCAGCACCCGCGCCTCGTCCGGCGCGATGCCCAGCTGCTGCGACAGGCCGTACGACGACAGCCCGTACGCCAGCCCGTACGACATCGCCTTGATCCGTCGGCGCATCTCCGGGTCGACCGCGCCCGCGTCCACGGCGAACACCCGCGACGCGACCGTGGTGTGCAGGTCCTCCCCGGAGGCGAACGCCTCGATCAGGCCCTCGTCCTCCGACAGGTGGGCCATGATCCGCATCTCGATCTGGCTGTAGTCGGCGGTCATCAGCGTCTCGTAGCCGTCACCGACCACGAAGCCTGCGCGGATCCGCCGGCCCTCCTCGGTGCGGATCGGGATGTTCTGCAGGTTGGGGTCGGTCGACGACAGCCGTCCGGTGGCGGCCACCATCTGGTTGAAGGTGGTGTGGATGCGCCCGCCGGCGTCCGCGAGCGGGATCAGCCCGGCGACCGTCTGCTTCAGCCGGG from Candidatus Nanopelagicales bacterium encodes the following:
- a CDS encoding decaprenyl-phosphate phosphoribosyltransferase, with the protein product MTSQAVPTRAGRVGALVAALRPRQWLKNVLVLAAPLGAGSLFEPDVLVPTLWAVVAFCLASSGTYLVNDVADVEADRAHPVKRHRPVAAGLLPVGPAIGAAVLLLASAVLLGLAVRPALGATVAAYVTATLAYSLWLKHEPVLELALLALGFLLRAVAGGAATGIPLSQWFLIVAGFGSLFMAAGKRYSELASLAEGETAARRALDGYTTSYLRFVWGVAAGVTIMSYCLWAFEVAQVPSSLPWAVWSVLPFVLGVLRYAVDVDRGAAEAPEDAVLRDPVLLGLGLAWAVLFGLGALAV
- a CDS encoding FAD-binding oxidoreductase, whose protein sequence is MSPLVRSAGERLLTGWGRTAPSSATVVAPADVAGVRAAITAAGPRGVLARGLGRSYGDAAQDAGGVVLDLSALSAVSVDPVHAQATVGAGVSLDHLLRVLLPLGFFVPVTPGTRYVTVGGAVAADVHGKNHHVDGTFGAQVRSLELVTSDGAVRTVGPAPDADPELFWATVGGMGLTGVITSVTLGLLPVESSRMLVDTDRAGDLDALMTLMVEGDAGYRYSVAWIDCTARGASLGRGVLTRGDHAPLSALPAPAAADPLAYDASPRLGAPPFVPGGLLNTWSVRAFNEAWFRKAPAVRRDEVQAIPAFFHPLDGVRDWNRVYGPGGFLQYQFVVPDGAESVVRTAVERFSGSRAPSFLAVLKRFGPANPAPLSFPRPGWTLALDVPARAPGLGDLLDDLDRLVLDAGGRHYLAKDSRMTPETFAAGYPRLAEWRTVRDRVDPGRVFTSDLDRRLGL
- a CDS encoding decaprenylphospho-beta-D-erythro-pentofuranosid-2-ulose 2-reductase; this encodes MDALADPQSVLVLGGSSEIAAAVLDALPAERLRRVVLAGRPSAALDAVASAQRSRGIADVSTVGFDALDTGAHQALVDGVFDAGDVDLVLLAFGVLGDQAVAEADPDAAVEVAQVNYVGAVSTGLRVATRLREQGHGVLVVLSSVAGERGRRSNYVYGSTKAGLDAFAQGLGDALHGSGARVMVVRPGFVRTRMTAGLPEAPLTVDPADVADAVVAGLRRGSEVVYAPAPLRLVMSGLRHLPRPVFRRLPL
- a CDS encoding heavy metal-associated domain-containing protein; its protein translation is MQTVLLVNGLGCGGCVRGLTTHLTAVDGVADVEVDLVSRGTSTVRVTTDGPVDRAALEQAVTAAGKRLADPV